CGTCAGTGGCACCACCACCTTGGCATCTGCATCGAAGGTGATGATGCTGACATGCACCGTCTCCAACGCGTGCGGATCCTGCCGCAACGCGCTGACCATGACGCGGATACCGTTGTTGACCGCCTCAATCGGCTCGCCTCGCATCGAGCCCGAGGTGTCAAGTAGCAGATATACCGGAAGCCGTCTCATGCTCCCCTCCTGATTCGCTCAGACCACTTGGATGGCGTCGGGGTCGGGACGCCAAACGCCGCGTCACACAAGGGTGATCTGAGGAGGAGGAGGCGGAAGCTCGTTCAGTTCGTTGGTGTCGGACTTCGTCAGATCCACCTTTTTGGACGAGGTGGAGATGCTCGCCGAAACCCACTTGAAGAACGCGCCGATGGTGCTGGAGTCGGCGGTGTCTAGCGACACGACGCATTCCGTGATCTTTTTGAGCAGGGTGCTGTCTGCCTGCGGACCTGCCGCACAGGCGATGACCATTCCGGTTTTAACCTTCCGGAACTCGTTGAGGCCCTTTTCCCAATCGTCCGTCGGCTGGCCGTCCGTCATCAGGAAGACCAACGGCTTCCAGTCGCCCTTTGCGTCCGCCGTGGTCTTCTGCACCTCGCGCTCGATGCTCTCCTTGGTCACCTTCAGGGCGTCGCCCAGGGAGGTCGTCGATCCGGCTTCGATGTTCGGCGGCTGGAACGCCATGAGTTCCGTGAGCGGCACCACTTGGCGGGCCTTATCGTCGAAGACGATGACGCTGAGGTAGGCGGTTTCAAGCGCATAGGGGTCGGTCCGCAGGGTGCTCGCCAGCATCTGCATGCCGTTTCGGACGGCCTCAATGGGCTCCCCATGCATGGAGCCGGAGACGTCGAGCACGAGATAGACGGGAAGGCGGCGCAAGGGACTCTCCTGTGATCGGTTTACGTTCTGCCCCCTGGAAGTGGGGCCGGTGTCGGGAGATCAGGCGACGTCGATGCCGAACTGGGCGCACATGGCGGCGAGGCCGCCGGAATATCCCTGGCCGACCGCCCTGAACTTCCACTCGCTATCCCGGCGGTAGACCTCACCGAAGATCATTGCGGTCTCGGTGGAGTAGTCCTCGGACAGGTCGTAGCGGGCGATTTCCTTGCCGGTCTCGTCGTTGACGATGCGAATGAAAGCGTTCTTGACCTGACCGAAGTTCTGCCGGCGGGCCTCCGCGTCATGGATCGTCACGGTGATCGCGACGGTCTGGATTTCCCCGGGAACCTTGTCCAAGTCCACGGTTATCGCCTCGTCGTCGCCATCGCCGCTGCCGGTCCTGTTGTCGCCGGTGTGCTCCACGGAACCGTCCGCGGAACGGAGATTGTTGTAGAAGATGAACGCCTTTTCGTTAGGAACCTTGTGGTTCGCGCCCAGCATGAAGGCCGAAGCGTCGAGGTCGAAGTCGGCACCGTCAGTGGCTCGGGCGTCCCAACCGAGGCCGATCAGGATCTTCTTCAGACCGGGTTCGCTCTTCGAGAGAGAGACGTTGCCGCCTTTACTTAGCGAGACACTCATATTTCACCATCTATGCCCAAACTGTTTGCGGTTATCCCCCAATTGGGGACTACCGTGCTGTAGAAGGGATTGGGGAAGCGGCCCCAGCACCCCTGGCACTTAATCTGTCTTAGGTGCTCCGATTACCGCCGGCTCGTCCGAACCCGGCTCGTCTTTTTCCGGCCAGACAAACGACGTGACCACGCCAACTACCAGCGTGCCTATGACGACAAGCAGGCTTGCGTTCGGGCTGATGTGGAAGAAATTCCAACCGAAGACATGTTCACCGGACTGCAATGTCAGCTTAAAAGCGATGAAGAACAGCAATGCGATCACCGCCTTCTCAAGATGCACAAGGTAGCGGGTGAGCGCTGCGAGGACAAAATAAAGTGACCTCAGCCCGAGGATTGCGAAGATCATTGCTGCATAGACCAGGAGTGGCTCCTGCGTCACAGCAACGACGGCGGGAACTGAGTCGAAGGCAAACATCACGTCCGAGGTTTCGATGGCCATAAGGCACAGGAATGCGGGCGTGGCGAACAGCGCCGCGTCCCTGGGCAGGCGAATGGTTGGATCCGCATTCCTCAGGTCATTGGCGATCTTTCGGGTGAGGAAGAATCGCTCCGCATGCAGACGAGGGAAAATTGGTAAAATTTTCTCGGTTAAGCGAACAGACCAGTGGTTCGAATAATCCTCAATTTCATCGGCGTCATCACGCTTAGCCAACATTTTCCAGGCCGACCAAGCAACGATTGCAGCAAAGATAAAGCCAACCCACGGCGTCAGCATAAACAGGCCAGTGCCGGCGGCAACAAAAAGCCCGCGGAACACCAACGCTCCCACGATACCCCAGTATAGGATCCTGT
Above is a genomic segment from Azospirillum ramasamyi containing:
- a CDS encoding vWA domain-containing protein produces the protein MRRLPVYLVLDVSGSMHGEPIEAVRNGMQMLASTLRTDPYALETAYLSVIVFDDKARQVVPLTELMAFQPPNIEAGSTTSLGDALKVTKESIEREVQKTTADAKGDWKPLVFLMTDGQPTDDWEKGLNEFRKVKTGMVIACAAGPQADSTLLKKITECVVSLDTADSSTIGAFFKWVSASISTSSKKVDLTKSDTNELNELPPPPPQITLV
- a CDS encoding TerD family protein — its product is MSVSLSKGGNVSLSKSEPGLKKILIGLGWDARATDGADFDLDASAFMLGANHKVPNEKAFIFYNNLRSADGSVEHTGDNRTGSGDGDDEAITVDLDKVPGEIQTVAITVTIHDAEARRQNFGQVKNAFIRIVNDETGKEIARYDLSEDYSTETAMIFGEVYRRDSEWKFRAVGQGYSGGLAAMCAQFGIDVA
- a CDS encoding TerC/Alx family metal homeostasis membrane protein — its product is MPHFGFPLEALAIFFGVIGLSVYLDLYAHRHHKAISLKDAGWWSLFWVTLAVAFYGYLWVRFDKQWADLYLAGWALEKSLSVDNLMVFMAIFASFGIKGALQHRILYWGIVGALVFRGLFVAAGTGLFMLTPWVGFIFAAIVAWSAWKMLAKRDDADEIEDYSNHWSVRLTEKILPIFPRLHAERFFLTRKIANDLRNADPTIRLPRDAALFATPAFLCLMAIETSDVMFAFDSVPAVVAVTQEPLLVYAAMIFAILGLRSLYFVLAALTRYLVHLEKAVIALLFFIAFKLTLQSGEHVFGWNFFHISPNASLLVVIGTLVVGVVTSFVWPEKDEPGSDEPAVIGAPKTD